TTTCTCTTCCGTTCGGTCAACGCCGTCATCGCGCCCGATCTCGTTCGAGAACTCGGCGTCTCCGCCACCGATCTCGGCCTCCTGACAAGCGTGTACTTCCTCACATTCGGCTCGTTCCAGTTTCCACTTGGAATGCTTCTCGACAGGTACGGACCGCGCCGGATCGGAACCGCCCTGCTCTTCACCGCCGCCATCGGCGCCTACATCTTCGGATCAGGAGAAAGTCTTTTTGCCCTCGTACTCGGCAGGGCACTCATCGGCCTGGGCTTCTCCAGCGCGCTGATGTCGGCCTACAAAGCCAATACCATCTGGTTTCCGAAAGAAAAACTCGCCCGGATGGGCGGAATCACGCTCACCTTCGGCGGAATCGGCGCCCTGGCCTCGACCTCTCCCGTCGCGGCGATGCTTCAGGTGATGAGCTGGCGGGGTGTGTTTTACTTCCTCGGAGCCCTCACGGTGCTGGTCGCGCTTTCGATATTTATCTTTGCCCCGAAAGAAGAGCAGAACAGCTCCGGGGAGAGCTTCTCGGAGCAGCTGGCCGGCACCAGACAAATTCTTTGCAGCCGTGATTTCTGGCGGTACACGCCGCTCGTATCGCTGACCTTCGCCGCCTTCCTCTCGCTGCAGGGCCTTTGGGCGGGGGCCTGGCTCCGCGATATCGCCCATGTTTCAAGAAGTGCCGTCGCCACCCATCTTCTTGTCGTTGCGGCTGCGATGACGGCGGGGTTTTTTATTTTCGGCTGGCTCACGGACGCACTGCGGGAAAGGGGCATCGCAGAAACCACGGTGGTGGCGGCCGGCACTGCCGTCTTTTTGATCATGCAGCTTCTTTTTTGTTTCGGATTTACCCGGTGGACGTATCTGACCTGGGCGATCTTCGGCTTCGCCGGGACATCGGCGGTGGTGGGTTATCCCATTCTCTCGGGGATATTTCCGCCGCATCTGGCGGGCAGAGTCAATACAACGCTCAATTTCTTTCTTTTCGCGGCTTCCTTCTCCGCACAATACGCGATGGGCGCAATAATCGACCTCTGGCCTCCCGCGCCCGGGGGCGGGTATGACCCGCGGGCCTATCCGGCCGCCATCGGTCTCATGATCGCCTTCCAGCTGGCCGCGCTGATCTGGTTCATCCGGCCGGCGCGCCGGAAATAAACCTCACTCCGGGCGCGCGCCCCCCGGTCCCATCGGGAATTTCGCGCAGAGCGACCGCACG
This window of the bacterium genome carries:
- a CDS encoding MFS transporter; amino-acid sequence: MKLSSADSHLSRATTLRIFLPFGFGYFFSFLFRSVNAVIAPDLVRELGVSATDLGLLTSVYFLTFGSFQFPLGMLLDRYGPRRIGTALLFTAAIGAYIFGSGESLFALVLGRALIGLGFSSALMSAYKANTIWFPKEKLARMGGITLTFGGIGALASTSPVAAMLQVMSWRGVFYFLGALTVLVALSIFIFAPKEEQNSSGESFSEQLAGTRQILCSRDFWRYTPLVSLTFAAFLSLQGLWAGAWLRDIAHVSRSAVATHLLVVAAAMTAGFFIFGWLTDALRERGIAETTVVAAGTAVFLIMQLLFCFGFTRWTYLTWAIFGFAGTSAVVGYPILSGIFPPHLAGRVNTTLNFFLFAASFSAQYAMGAIIDLWPPAPGGGYDPRAYPAAIGLMIAFQLAALIWFIRPARRK